A genomic segment from Candidatus Zixiibacteriota bacterium encodes:
- a CDS encoding Rrf2 family transcriptional regulator, whose protein sequence is MKVTALEEYGLRCMVLLAKRAESSNPVTLAEIGEHEGLSVAYAAKLLSILRKAELVSAVRGRNGGYVLSKSPEDIVLKEVIDALGDPVFSAAHCSKFTGVDSTCMHISNCSVRNVWRGFDKIIGRLLDKITLADIISGGYDMAKTYSLSIEERSQAT, encoded by the coding sequence CGGCACTTGAGGAATACGGATTACGCTGCATGGTTCTGCTCGCGAAGAGAGCTGAATCCAGCAACCCCGTGACGCTCGCGGAGATCGGAGAGCATGAAGGGCTCTCGGTCGCATACGCAGCCAAGCTCCTCTCAATCCTGCGAAAAGCAGAATTGGTCAGTGCAGTCAGAGGTAGAAACGGCGGATACGTGCTCTCAAAATCACCGGAGGACATCGTCCTCAAGGAAGTAATCGATGCGCTCGGAGATCCGGTCTTCAGTGCGGCACACTGCAGCAAGTTCACAGGTGTCGACAGCACATGCATGCACATATCCAATTGCAGTGTGCGAAACGTCTGGAGAGGATTCGACAAGATAATCGGACGCCTCCTCGACAAGATCACTCTGGCTGACATCATCTCCGGTGGTTACGACATGGCAAAAACATATAGTCTCAGCATAGAGGAGAGAAGTCAGGCAACATAG
- the sufC gene encoding Fe-S cluster assembly ATPase SufC, whose translation MNKNNAVFSLRDIHVRVEDKEVVKGVTLDINPGEKHAIMGPNGSGKSSLANALAGHPSYEITSGEAYIGGRNLLDMDSTDRSLAGLFLAFQYPMAIPGVTVSNFLRAAVKARANGDETVLKNFRKELKKKFELLEVDQSFATRYINEGFSGGEKKRLEILQLSMLDPKIAILDETDSGLDIDALKIVSAGINAYANDTNGILLVTHYQRILDYVKPDRVHVMMNGRFVHSGGADLALQLEKEGYDWLKESSDQKVGV comes from the coding sequence ATGAATAAGAACAATGCAGTATTCTCTTTGAGAGACATACATGTTAGAGTCGAGGACAAGGAAGTTGTCAAGGGAGTAACTCTCGACATCAACCCCGGCGAAAAGCATGCAATCATGGGGCCCAACGGCTCCGGCAAGTCGAGTCTTGCCAATGCGCTGGCAGGTCATCCATCGTATGAGATAACCTCCGGTGAAGCGTACATCGGAGGCCGGAACCTGCTCGACATGGATTCCACCGACAGGTCGCTGGCGGGTCTCTTTCTCGCATTCCAGTATCCGATGGCCATTCCCGGTGTCACGGTCTCGAATTTTCTGCGGGCAGCCGTTAAGGCAAGGGCTAATGGAGATGAGACAGTGCTCAAGAATTTCAGGAAAGAGCTGAAGAAGAAATTCGAACTTCTCGAAGTCGATCAGTCTTTCGCCACACGGTATATCAACGAAGGCTTTTCCGGTGGCGAGAAGAAGCGTCTCGAAATTCTGCAGTTGTCGATGCTTGACCCGAAGATTGCCATTCTCGATGAAACCGACAGCGGTCTCGATATCGATGCACTGAAAATCGTCTCGGCAGGAATTAACGCATACGCGAATGACACTAACGGCATTCTCCTCGTGACGCACTATCAGCGAATTCTCGATTATGTGAAGCCGGACAGGGTGCATGTGATGATGAATGGCCGCTTCGTGCACTCCGGTGGAGCCGATCTCGCATTACAGCTCGAGAAAGAAGGCTATGACTGGCTGAAAGAGAGCAGTGATCAGAAGGTAGGTGTGTAG